A region from the Lysobacter antibioticus genome encodes:
- a CDS encoding M56 family metallopeptidase, with protein sequence MIVLIETTVAMSLGLLLVLGLRLRLRRAFGAAIGYAAWALVPLAMIAVLLPSAARTLPLAAAGAGMSPMPPPMQAAAPAGFDPMPWLLVLWAVGAMVMAATVWRQQRRFQRALGRIERREDGLYQAEAILGLPAAFGLLRPRIVVQRDFDTRYSADQQALIRTHERSHIRRGDLHVNAFVAWLRCVYWFNPLLHYAARRFRHDQELACDLRVLARHPRSRRSYGEAMLKTLLAANPSPLACHWAQAHPLKERILMLKQPLPAAKRVATGAAVLAVLAMASGFGVWAGQPADAPKTESVYLHSVPGEPMISLAATDERPREVARRIASQAGLVLANPEALADSGKGVSLQFDRIPARSALELVAGSSGMKPVFQGASVTFVPVDVKR encoded by the coding sequence ATGATCGTGCTGATCGAAACCACTGTAGCGATGAGTCTGGGTTTGCTGCTGGTGTTGGGCCTGCGCCTGCGGTTGCGGCGTGCCTTCGGTGCGGCGATCGGTTACGCCGCCTGGGCTCTGGTGCCGCTGGCGATGATCGCGGTGCTGTTGCCCAGCGCAGCGCGAACGCTGCCGTTGGCGGCCGCCGGTGCGGGCATGTCGCCGATGCCGCCGCCGATGCAGGCAGCCGCGCCGGCGGGCTTCGATCCGATGCCCTGGCTGCTCGTGCTGTGGGCGGTGGGTGCGATGGTCATGGCTGCAACCGTGTGGCGTCAGCAGCGACGTTTCCAGCGCGCACTCGGCCGCATCGAGCGCCGCGAGGACGGGCTCTATCAAGCCGAGGCGATCCTGGGCCTGCCGGCGGCGTTCGGCCTGCTGCGGCCGCGCATCGTGGTGCAGCGCGATTTCGATACGCGCTACTCGGCCGATCAACAGGCCTTGATCCGCACTCACGAACGCAGCCACATCCGCCGCGGCGACCTGCATGTCAATGCCTTCGTCGCCTGGCTGCGTTGCGTTTATTGGTTCAACCCCTTGCTGCATTACGCCGCACGCCGTTTTCGCCACGACCAGGAGCTGGCCTGCGATCTGCGTGTGCTCGCTCGCCACCCCCGGTCGCGGCGCAGCTACGGCGAAGCGATGTTGAAAACCCTGTTGGCGGCGAACCCTTCGCCGTTGGCATGCCACTGGGCGCAAGCCCATCCCTTGAAGGAGAGGATCCTCATGCTCAAGCAACCTTTGCCCGCGGCCAAGCGGGTCGCAACCGGCGCCGCCGTGCTCGCCGTGCTCGCCATGGCCAGCGGTTTCGGCGTCTGGGCCGGCCAACCCGCCGACGCACCGAAGACCGAATCGGTCTACCTGCACTCGGTGCCGGGCGAGCCGATGATTTCCCTGGCGGCGACGGACGAGAGGCCGCGCGAGGTCGCCCGTCGCATCGCTTCCCAGGCCGGCCTGGTCCTGGCCAATCCGGAGGCGCTCGCCGACAGCGGCAAGGGCGTGAGCCTGCAGTTCGATCGGATACCGGCGCGCAGCGCTCTGGAACTCGTCGCCGGCAGTTCCGGCATGAAGCCGGTGTTCCAGGGCGCCTCGGTCACCTTCGTGCCGGTCGACGTCAAGCGCTGA
- a CDS encoding BlaI/MecI/CopY family transcriptional regulator: MQISEAESLVMDVLWRRHPQSAEEVIAALADSQQWQEATIKTLLNRLLNKGAVRADKDGRRYLYAPVLKREDWVMGESRSLLDRLFDGRVAPLVAHFSEQRKLSRKDIADLRQLLDELDDDAR; encoded by the coding sequence ATGCAGATCAGCGAAGCCGAATCCCTCGTCATGGACGTGTTGTGGCGCCGCCACCCGCAATCGGCCGAAGAGGTCATCGCCGCGCTTGCCGACAGTCAGCAATGGCAGGAAGCGACGATCAAAACCCTGCTCAACCGGCTGTTGAACAAGGGAGCCGTGCGCGCCGACAAGGACGGCCGTCGTTATCTGTACGCGCCGGTGCTCAAACGCGAGGACTGGGTGATGGGCGAGAGCCGCAGTCTGCTGGACCGTTTGTTCGACGGCCGCGTCGCGCCCCTGGTCGCGCACTTCAGCGAGCAGCGCAAACTCAGCCGCAAGGACATCGCCGATCTGCGTCAGTTGCTCGACGAGCTCGACGATGACGCGCGCTGA